A genomic window from Leptolyngbya sp. BL0902 includes:
- a CDS encoding TldD/PmbA family protein: MTVAPSLTPLLKTHDLLSREYGATRNRFDLSWEPTLAALLGLGRSAGADFVEFFLERSNYISCQAEDDAITSISPRIITGAGVRVFLGKADCYVSTNDLSFQGLKSALDKALGIMGLTLPGPAANISEINLELLRDYASARSKDEWLANCSSMQEMGDVLLAANDALAKNASHVQSRRAVYFRDWQEVLVAASDGTFARDIRLTQSVGYNLLCADGEHRSSIGQRAGDTSNPAFLREWDYESTAQSVGESAGKMLYADYVESGSYPVIMANQFGGVIFHEACGHLLETTQIERGTTPFIDKKGEKIAHENLTAWDEGLSPDAFGTIDMDDEGMPAQRTLLIENGILRNFLSDRAGSMRTGHPRTGSGRRQGYTYAAASRMRNTYIAPGDYSLDELFASVDKGIYCKKMGGGSVGATGQFNFGVDEAYLIENGKITKPLKGATLIGEATEIMNKISMCSNDLGLAAGFCGSISGSVYVTVGQPHLKVDAITVGGR, encoded by the coding sequence ATGACGGTTGCACCCTCACTCACCCCGCTGCTAAAGACCCACGACCTGCTTTCTAGGGAATACGGGGCCACCCGAAACCGCTTCGACCTCTCCTGGGAGCCCACCCTGGCGGCGCTGCTGGGCCTGGGTCGGTCGGCGGGGGCCGATTTTGTGGAGTTTTTCCTAGAGCGCAGCAACTACATTAGCTGTCAGGCCGAGGACGACGCGATTACCAGCATTTCGCCTCGCATCATCACCGGGGCAGGAGTGCGGGTGTTTTTGGGCAAGGCCGATTGCTACGTCAGCACCAATGACCTCAGTTTTCAGGGATTGAAGTCCGCCCTGGACAAGGCGCTGGGCATCATGGGCCTGACCCTGCCGGGGCCAGCGGCGAACATTTCTGAAATTAACCTCGAACTCCTGCGGGACTATGCCAGCGCTCGGTCTAAGGATGAATGGCTGGCCAACTGTAGCTCCATGCAGGAAATGGGCGATGTGCTCTTGGCCGCCAACGACGCCCTGGCCAAGAACGCCAGCCATGTGCAATCCCGCCGCGCCGTCTACTTCCGCGACTGGCAGGAAGTCCTGGTCGCTGCCAGCGATGGCACCTTTGCCCGCGACATCCGTCTCACCCAGTCCGTCGGCTACAACCTGCTCTGTGCCGATGGCGAGCACCGTTCCTCCATTGGCCAGCGGGCCGGAGACACCAGCAACCCCGCCTTCCTGCGCGAGTGGGACTACGAAAGCACCGCCCAATCCGTGGGCGAATCCGCCGGGAAAATGCTCTACGCCGACTATGTGGAATCTGGCAGCTATCCGGTGATCATGGCCAACCAGTTCGGGGGCGTGATCTTCCACGAAGCCTGCGGCCACCTGCTGGAGACCACCCAAATCGAGCGGGGCACCACGCCGTTTATCGACAAAAAGGGCGAAAAAATTGCCCACGAAAACCTCACGGCCTGGGATGAAGGGCTGTCTCCCGACGCCTTCGGCACCATCGACATGGACGACGAAGGCATGCCCGCCCAGCGCACCCTGCTGATCGAAAACGGCATCCTGCGGAACTTCCTCTCCGACCGAGCGGGCTCCATGCGCACGGGCCACCCTCGCACGGGTAGCGGTCGCCGCCAGGGCTACACCTACGCCGCCGCCTCTCGGATGCGCAACACCTACATCGCTCCTGGGGATTATTCGCTGGATGAACTGTTCGCCTCGGTAGACAAAGGTATCTACTGCAAAAAAATGGGCGGCGGCAGCGTCGGAGCCACGGGCCAATTCAACTTCGGTGTGGATGAAGCCTACCTGATCGAAAACGGCAAAATCACCAAACCCCTCAAGGGTGCCACCCTCATCGGCGAAGCCACCGAGATCATGAACAAAATCTCCATGTGCTCCAACGACCTCGGCCTCGCGGCAGGCTTCTGCGGCTCCATCAGCGGCAGCGTCTACGTCACCGTCGGCCAACCCCACCTCAAAGTAGACGCCATCACCGTCGGAGGCCGCTAG
- a CDS encoding TldD/PmbA family protein, with the protein MPTIQNIAAYAEASAKKLGIAKYDVYGSSVDETSVQVDKGDPKQVKASNRSSVIVRVWNDQGKVGVTSTSDVDPTGMDLALESARDASAFGVADHIPDFSPEATAPTAEVDLPPVEPAPVGELIQQLVALEKQLLEAHPAIASVPYNGLAQRSIDRFYLNSAGALRQEARSYASVYLYSKTEQEGRKPRSAGAVRVNRGLPLLDLDGCLKEATDKTISHLNYDKIASGKYRVVFSGEAFLSLLGAFSNMYNAQSILDHRSLSTPDSLGSVVASDLLSVYDDALHPENISAETFDGEGTPTRRVPIIEKGVLTHFLHSAGTAKRMGASPTGHASIGAKVSVGPSYYHVLPGTESSSEFSLDNASNVILIDDLQALHAGVNSLQGSFSLPFDGWLINQGERVSVESATVAGDFRDLLKAIIHVEPHLEMTPGGLCPRIWVDALSITGEQ; encoded by the coding sequence ATGCCAACCATTCAAAACATTGCCGCCTACGCCGAAGCCAGCGCCAAAAAGCTGGGCATTGCCAAGTACGACGTTTACGGGTCTTCCGTAGACGAAACCAGCGTCCAGGTAGACAAGGGCGACCCCAAGCAGGTCAAAGCCTCCAACCGTTCCAGCGTGATTGTGCGCGTGTGGAACGACCAGGGCAAAGTGGGCGTTACCTCCACCAGCGATGTAGACCCCACGGGCATGGATTTGGCCCTCGAAAGCGCCCGTGACGCCAGCGCCTTTGGCGTCGCCGACCACATTCCCGACTTCAGCCCCGAAGCCACCGCCCCCACCGCCGAGGTTGACCTGCCCCCCGTGGAACCCGCCCCCGTGGGAGAGCTGATCCAACAATTGGTCGCCCTCGAAAAGCAGCTCTTAGAGGCCCATCCCGCCATTGCCAGCGTGCCCTACAACGGCCTCGCCCAACGCAGCATCGACCGCTTTTACCTCAACAGTGCCGGAGCCCTACGTCAGGAAGCCCGCTCCTACGCTTCGGTCTACCTCTACAGCAAAACCGAGCAGGAGGGTCGCAAACCTCGTTCTGCCGGGGCGGTGCGGGTGAACCGAGGGTTGCCGCTGCTGGATTTGGACGGTTGCCTGAAGGAAGCCACCGACAAAACCATCAGCCACCTGAACTACGACAAAATCGCCTCCGGCAAGTACCGCGTCGTGTTTTCTGGGGAAGCCTTCCTCAGCCTGTTGGGGGCGTTTTCCAACATGTACAATGCCCAGAGCATCTTGGATCACCGCAGCCTGTCCACCCCCGATTCCCTCGGTAGCGTGGTGGCCTCCGACCTGCTCTCGGTCTACGACGACGCCCTCCACCCCGAAAACATCAGCGCCGAAACCTTTGATGGCGAAGGCACCCCCACCCGCCGCGTTCCCATCATCGAAAAGGGCGTGCTCACCCACTTTCTGCACAGCGCCGGAACGGCCAAACGCATGGGCGCTTCCCCCACAGGCCACGCCAGCATTGGCGCGAAGGTCTCCGTTGGCCCCAGCTACTATCACGTCCTACCGGGGACAGAATCCTCCAGCGAGTTCAGCCTAGACAACGCCAGCAACGTGATTTTGATCGATGACCTGCAAGCCCTCCATGCCGGGGTCAATTCCCTGCAAGGTTCCTTCTCCCTGCCCTTCGACGGCTGGCTGATTAACCAGGGCGAACGGGTCAGCGTCGAATCCGCCACCGTGGCCGGAGACTTCCGCGACCTGCTGAAGGCGATCATCCACGTGGAACCTCACTTGGAAATGACCCCCGGTGGTCTCTGCCCCCGCATTTGGGTGGATGCTCTGTCCATCACTG